One segment of Deltaproteobacteria bacterium DNA contains the following:
- a CDS encoding TolC family protein, with product MRARLRIISIAALSIGILLRLPAHAAPSQRFTLDAAIQRALHEHPKLAAAREQTTAARARIKQAGTLEDPMIEAMLIERGDIDMEGTGFGVSQSIPFPWKLRHQRQQARHAADRQAAEASMTASDLRAEVQIAFFQLLFLDQQLGLERSLQQLLEHYTAVAETRYATGEALFGDPLKAGSEAAARGARSIELTRDRAAVVARLTYLLALRPGTAFSLVAPKGLVPFRWSRADVIARIEGDRPPQLRKAEAQVGETKSGVAVARAGYGPDLRASANYMRRGEGTVSANLGLSIPLYFGKHRAQVHEAEALWRASVHEREDTALRLRSEALQLYERMQAARTVAGRYSRDVMPRAEAVVRSAETAYQSQKTEFVSLIDAIRQQREYQLTYRQAVTEYEQLRAELERLLGFTGENP from the coding sequence ATGCGTGCTCGACTACGAATCATCTCAATCGCCGCCCTCAGCATCGGCATCCTCTTACGACTTCCCGCCCACGCCGCGCCATCACAGCGTTTCACGCTCGACGCCGCCATTCAACGCGCGCTCCATGAACATCCGAAGCTCGCCGCAGCACGCGAACAAACCACGGCAGCACGAGCGCGGATCAAGCAAGCCGGCACGTTGGAAGACCCAATGATCGAGGCGATGCTGATCGAACGCGGCGATATCGACATGGAAGGCACCGGCTTCGGCGTCAGCCAAAGCATCCCGTTTCCGTGGAAGCTCCGCCACCAGCGCCAACAGGCCAGGCATGCGGCCGACCGCCAAGCCGCTGAGGCCAGTATGACCGCCAGCGACCTCCGCGCGGAGGTCCAAATCGCGTTCTTCCAACTCCTGTTTCTCGATCAGCAACTCGGGCTGGAGCGGAGCCTGCAACAGCTGTTGGAACATTACACTGCCGTCGCGGAGACCCGCTACGCGACCGGCGAAGCGCTATTCGGCGATCCGCTGAAGGCCGGGAGCGAAGCGGCCGCGCGCGGCGCGCGCAGCATCGAGCTGACCCGCGACCGGGCCGCCGTCGTCGCACGACTTACCTATTTATTGGCGCTCCGACCCGGCACCGCGTTCTCATTGGTCGCGCCGAAGGGTCTGGTCCCGTTTCGTTGGTCACGCGCCGACGTGATTGCTCGGATCGAAGGCGACCGACCGCCGCAATTGCGCAAGGCCGAGGCCCAAGTCGGAGAAACGAAATCGGGCGTGGCGGTGGCCCGAGCCGGTTATGGCCCCGATCTGCGCGCGAGTGCGAATTACATGCGGCGCGGAGAAGGGACCGTCTCCGCCAATCTCGGCCTCAGCATTCCGCTTTACTTCGGTAAACATCGCGCCCAAGTCCATGAGGCCGAAGCGCTGTGGCGGGCCTCCGTCCACGAACGCGAAGACACGGCATTGCGACTCCGCAGCGAGGCGTTGCAGCTCTACGAACGGATGCAGGCCGCGCGCACCGTGGCGGGTCGCTATTCGCGCGACGTCATGCCGCGGGCGGAAGCGGTCGTGCGGTCCGCGGAAACCGCGTACCAAAGTCAAAAAACGGAATTCGTCTCACTAATCGACGCGATTCGCCAACAACGCGAATATCAACTCACCTACCGACAGGCCGTCACTGAATATGAACAACTGCGCGCCGAACTGGAACGGTTGCTCGGTTTTACTGGAGAAAACCCATGA
- a CDS encoding metal-sensitive transcriptional regulator, with protein MLDHATKTQVSTRLKRIEGQIRGIAQMVDEGQYCIDIITQLHAARRALEQAALLVMQQHMRTCLTEAIQARKGDPKINELIETLDRFLR; from the coding sequence ATGCTCGATCACGCGACCAAGACGCAAGTCAGCACCCGATTGAAACGGATTGAAGGCCAGATCCGCGGCATCGCCCAAATGGTGGACGAAGGGCAATATTGCATCGACATCATCACGCAACTGCACGCGGCCCGGCGCGCGTTGGAACAGGCCGCATTGCTCGTGATGCAGCAACATATGCGCACTTGCCTCACGGAAGCCATTCAGGCCCGTAAAGGTGACCCGAAAATTAACGAACTGATTGAAACACTCGATCGTTTCCTGCGCTAG
- the greA gene encoding transcription elongation factor GreA has translation MNNKVPMTPQGQRQLQELLKRLKTTDLSEAIRALEEARSHGDLSENAEYDIAKERHQQLTKQISDMERALANAQVIDPATLTQDRVAFGARVTLRDLDSAETSQYQIVGIYEVDIQNGRISVESPIARALIGKESGDEVQVQTPRGTRLFEVLKVQYV, from the coding sequence ATGAATAATAAAGTCCCAATGACACCGCAGGGGCAACGGCAGTTACAGGAATTGCTGAAGCGGTTGAAGACGACCGACCTCTCCGAAGCGATCCGCGCGCTCGAAGAGGCCCGCAGCCACGGAGATCTCTCCGAAAACGCCGAATACGACATCGCGAAGGAGCGCCACCAGCAATTAACAAAACAGATCAGCGATATGGAACGCGCATTGGCCAACGCGCAAGTCATCGACCCGGCCACGCTGACGCAAGACCGAGTCGCGTTCGGCGCCCGCGTCACGTTGCGCGACCTCGACAGCGCCGAAACGAGCCAATATCAAATCGTCGGCATTTACGAAGTCGACATTCAAAACGGCCGCATCTCCGTCGAATCGCCGATCGCCCGCGCGCTGATCGGCAAAGAATCGGGCGACGAAGTCCAAGTCCAAACCCCCCGCGGCACCCGCCTCTTCGAAGTCCTCAAAGTCCAGTATGTGTAG
- a CDS encoding MBL fold metallo-hydrolase, with protein sequence MGAIIQQCAVGPMANFSYVLGDPATRCGAVIDPGWEAETLVAAVQAAGLKLHAVLLTHNHFDHIGALEELCMLAKPSVVYVHAADAAGLPALTTPVQTTRDGEVLTLGALRVECLHTPGHTPGGQCFLVGGDCFTGDTLFVDGCGRVDLPGSDPEQMYHSLRRLAALERETVIYAGHDYGSAPTSTIGAQQTTNPYLRAANREEFFRFRLG encoded by the coding sequence ATGGGCGCGATTATTCAACAATGTGCCGTTGGGCCGATGGCGAATTTTTCTTATGTGTTGGGCGATCCGGCAACGCGCTGCGGGGCGGTGATCGATCCGGGCTGGGAGGCCGAGACGTTAGTCGCGGCGGTGCAGGCGGCGGGACTCAAGCTGCACGCGGTGTTGCTGACGCATAACCATTTTGACCATATCGGTGCGTTGGAAGAGCTCTGCATGTTGGCGAAGCCGAGCGTCGTGTATGTCCATGCGGCGGATGCGGCTGGGTTGCCGGCACTGACCACGCCGGTGCAGACTACACGCGATGGCGAAGTCCTGACGCTTGGCGCGTTGCGCGTCGAGTGTCTGCATACTCCGGGGCATACGCCCGGCGGTCAGTGTTTTCTGGTCGGTGGCGACTGCTTTACTGGCGATACGCTGTTCGTGGATGGTTGCGGGCGAGTCGATCTGCCGGGATCGGATCCGGAGCAGATGTATCATTCATTACGCCGTTTGGCGGCGCTTGAGCGCGAGACGGTCATTTATGCCGGCCACGATTATGGCTCGGCGCCGACGAGTACGATCGGGGCGCAGCAGACGACGAATCCCTATTTGCGGGCGGCAAATCGGGAGGAATTTTTCCGTTTCCGCTTGGGATAG
- a CDS encoding bifunctional homocysteine S-methyltransferase/methylenetetrahydrofolate reductase has translation MQPLLEALNDRIILADGAMGTQIYARGVFINRCFDELNLTTPELVRAIHADYRAAGAELLETNTFTANRLRLQAYGLESKVRAINERGAALAREAATGAAYVAGSVGPLGVTLAPLGRMARDEALGIFVEQMEALVAGGVDCIILETFLALDELEVAYQAARQVSAVPVIAQLSFQFGSNGEVVGVAPEDVVRRLEAWGADVIGTNCVAGPEGALRVVQAMRAVSQAKLSAMPNAGLPQVVEGRTIYLATPEYMGEYARRLVQSGANLVGGCCGTTPAEIAEMRKFLQSIQPTPRVMIEVTAVAAPPDVQPLPTAAKSAFAAGLGTKFQVSVEVDPPRGLDPKAVIAGARYLREHGVDAVNIADGARAIARMSPMALALMIKEHVGIETIIHYCCRDRNLLGMQMDLIGAHALGLHNMLIITGDPPKMGNFPHATGVFDVDAIGLLHFARMLNHGLDLGGRSLGAPASLLLGCGCNPGAINLDLEVERYRKKVAAGAEFVFSQPLYDPAMLETFLQRTADVPPIPFFVGILPLASLKNAEFLHNEVPGMQIPAEILERMRRASSKEAQRREGIMIAQEALVAAKRQPQVQGAYIFPPFGSYEAVVEVLQVL, from the coding sequence ATGCAACCACTGTTGGAAGCGTTGAACGATCGCATCATTCTGGCCGATGGCGCGATGGGGACACAAATTTACGCCCGTGGCGTCTTCATCAATCGCTGTTTCGATGAACTGAATCTGACGACGCCGGAACTCGTGCGCGCGATCCACGCCGATTATCGCGCGGCCGGGGCGGAGTTGTTGGAGACGAATACGTTCACGGCGAATCGATTGCGGTTGCAGGCGTATGGGTTGGAGTCGAAAGTGCGGGCGATCAACGAGCGCGGTGCGGCGCTGGCCCGCGAGGCCGCGACTGGCGCGGCGTATGTGGCGGGGTCGGTCGGTCCGCTCGGCGTGACGTTGGCACCGCTCGGGCGGATGGCGCGTGACGAGGCGTTGGGTATTTTTGTCGAACAGATGGAAGCGTTGGTGGCCGGCGGCGTCGATTGCATCATATTGGAAACCTTTTTGGCACTCGACGAATTGGAAGTCGCCTATCAGGCGGCGCGGCAGGTCAGTGCGGTGCCGGTGATCGCGCAGCTCTCGTTTCAATTCGGGAGCAATGGCGAAGTGGTCGGCGTTGCGCCGGAAGATGTGGTGCGACGGCTCGAGGCCTGGGGTGCGGATGTGATCGGGACCAATTGCGTGGCCGGGCCGGAGGGCGCGTTGCGTGTGGTGCAGGCGATGCGCGCGGTGAGTCAGGCCAAGTTGTCGGCGATGCCGAACGCGGGTCTGCCGCAAGTGGTGGAAGGGCGCACGATTTATTTGGCGACGCCGGAATACATGGGCGAATACGCGCGGCGGCTGGTGCAGAGCGGCGCGAATTTAGTCGGCGGGTGTTGCGGCACGACGCCGGCCGAGATCGCCGAGATGCGCAAGTTCTTGCAGTCGATCCAGCCGACGCCGCGAGTGATGATCGAAGTGACAGCCGTTGCGGCGCCGCCAGATGTGCAACCGTTGCCGACGGCAGCCAAGAGCGCGTTTGCGGCGGGACTCGGGACCAAGTTTCAAGTGAGTGTGGAAGTCGATCCGCCGCGCGGGCTGGATCCGAAAGCGGTTATTGCGGGAGCGCGGTATTTGCGCGAACACGGCGTCGATGCCGTGAACATCGCCGATGGAGCGCGCGCGATTGCGCGGATGAGTCCGATGGCGTTGGCGCTGATGATCAAAGAACACGTCGGGATCGAGACGATCATCCACTACTGTTGCCGGGATCGGAACTTGCTCGGGATGCAGATGGACTTGATCGGGGCGCACGCGTTGGGACTGCACAATATGTTGATCATCACGGGCGATCCGCCGAAGATGGGGAACTTTCCGCACGCCACCGGCGTGTTCGATGTCGACGCGATCGGGTTGCTCCACTTCGCGCGGATGCTGAATCATGGGCTCGATCTGGGCGGTCGGTCGTTGGGGGCCCCGGCGTCGTTGTTGCTCGGGTGCGGTTGTAATCCCGGCGCGATCAATCTGGATCTGGAAGTGGAGCGATATCGGAAGAAAGTCGCGGCCGGGGCGGAATTCGTTTTTTCTCAGCCGCTCTACGATCCGGCGATGCTGGAGACATTTTTACAGCGCACCGCTGATGTCCCGCCGATCCCGTTTTTTGTCGGCATCTTGCCGCTCGCGTCGTTAAAGAACGCCGAATTTCTGCATAACGAAGTGCCGGGGATGCAGATCCCGGCCGAGATCTTGGAGCGGATGCGCCGCGCGTCGTCGAAAGAGGCGCAACGCCGCGAAGGGATAATGATTGCGCAAGAGGCGCTCGTGGCGGCCAAGCGGCAGCCGCAAGTGCAAGGGGCGTACATTTTCCCGCCGTTCGGCAGTTATGAGGCCGTCGTGGAAGTGCTGCAGGTGTTGTAG
- a CDS encoding fibronectin-binding protein, whose protein sequence is MRRTIFATFALVAISLASTHALALAGKYAVKGTNPGGKGNYTGTVTITQKGDLYQLAWSVGTTYTGVGIKSGNVLSVGWGTGGAAGYGVVSYTIGADGTLTGTWAGPKDTGLGTETLTPQK, encoded by the coding sequence ATGCGCCGCACCATTTTCGCCACGTTCGCACTCGTGGCCATCAGTCTCGCCAGTACGCACGCGTTGGCACTCGCCGGCAAATACGCGGTGAAGGGCACGAACCCCGGCGGCAAAGGAAATTACACCGGCACCGTGACGATCACGCAAAAAGGCGACCTGTACCAACTCGCGTGGAGCGTCGGCACGACCTACACCGGCGTCGGCATTAAAAGCGGCAATGTGTTGTCGGTCGGTTGGGGCACGGGGGGAGCCGCCGGATACGGCGTCGTCTCGTACACGATCGGCGCGGACGGCACACTCACCGGCACCTGGGCAGGCCCCAAAGACACCGGCCTCGGCACCGAAACGCTCACCCCGCAGAAGTAG
- a CDS encoding sigma-54-dependent Fis family transcriptional regulator, producing the protein MLTHILAIDDNREFLTYLRVGLRSQCTLSTAENFDEGAVLLRRHPVDIVLLDIALGQENGLQRIRTIKELRPTADVVIVTGHKDPQLLVTAVRLGAADYLIKPFAIEEVVAILEKLAPYRDIREKHAAFLEDLNESFGDRLILGRSAFLLSQLERARKLKGHGANILIEGESGTGKELFARYIHRLDEQPDRPFVAINCAAIPENLLESELFGHEKGAFTGAIERKIGKFELAHRGDLFLDEVSSLKKDLQAKILRAIQEQEIVRIGSVKSIQVRFRVIAACNDDLEALVEQSRFRRDLFHRLRVITLQIPPLRDRRDDIPILAAAFLKKYATMPGWTFNKTAMMALQQYAWPGNVRELENLIQSLVILVPGPTIMLSDLPEWIFHQRATVSNGAAINHEGPLSLPDTPGECLALKEFVATAEQVYVARALEIMSGDKSKAAAILQVSRSRLYEKLKDWGMTSGGITSLT; encoded by the coding sequence ATGCTGACACATATTTTGGCCATCGATGACAATCGAGAATTCCTGACCTATCTCCGCGTGGGACTCCGATCCCAGTGCACGTTGTCGACAGCGGAAAATTTCGACGAGGGTGCGGTGCTGCTGCGTCGCCATCCTGTCGATATCGTGCTGCTCGATATTGCGCTGGGCCAGGAGAACGGGTTGCAACGGATACGGACCATCAAAGAACTGCGGCCGACTGCCGATGTCGTGATCGTCACCGGCCACAAGGATCCGCAGTTGTTGGTCACTGCGGTGCGGCTGGGCGCGGCGGACTACTTGATTAAACCGTTTGCGATCGAAGAAGTGGTCGCCATCCTGGAAAAATTGGCGCCGTATCGGGATATCCGAGAAAAACACGCCGCCTTTTTGGAAGATCTGAACGAGTCGTTTGGCGATCGACTGATCTTGGGACGATCGGCTTTTCTCCTGAGCCAACTGGAGCGGGCGCGCAAACTCAAGGGGCATGGGGCCAACATTTTGATCGAAGGCGAATCCGGCACGGGCAAGGAGCTCTTTGCCCGGTATATCCATCGACTCGACGAGCAACCCGATCGGCCCTTTGTGGCGATTAACTGTGCCGCCATCCCTGAAAATTTGCTCGAATCGGAGTTGTTCGGCCACGAAAAGGGGGCCTTCACAGGGGCCATCGAGCGGAAGATCGGCAAGTTCGAACTCGCGCATCGTGGTGATTTGTTCTTGGACGAGGTCTCGTCGCTCAAAAAAGACCTGCAGGCCAAGATCCTGCGCGCGATTCAAGAACAGGAAATTGTCCGCATTGGGAGCGTCAAATCGATACAAGTGCGCTTCCGCGTTATTGCCGCATGCAATGACGATCTCGAAGCGCTGGTTGAGCAGTCGCGGTTTCGTCGGGATCTGTTCCATCGGTTGCGCGTGATTACCTTACAGATTCCTCCACTCCGGGATCGCCGTGATGACATTCCGATCCTGGCCGCGGCATTTCTCAAGAAATATGCGACGATGCCGGGTTGGACTTTCAACAAGACGGCCATGATGGCGCTGCAACAGTATGCCTGGCCTGGAAACGTGCGCGAGTTGGAAAATTTGATCCAAAGCTTAGTGATCCTGGTGCCGGGCCCCACGATCATGCTCTCCGATTTGCCGGAGTGGATCTTTCACCAGCGTGCAACGGTCAGCAATGGCGCTGCGATCAACCACGAGGGGCCGTTGTCATTGCCCGATACGCCCGGCGAGTGCTTGGCGCTCAAAGAGTTCGTTGCGACGGCCGAGCAGGTCTATGTCGCACGCGCGTTGGAAATTATGAGTGGCGACAAGAGCAAGGCCGCTGCCATCCTCCAAGTCAGCCGCTCTCGACTGTATGAGAAGCTGAAAGATTGGGGCATGACGAGCGGCGGGATAACGTCGTTGACGTAG
- a CDS encoding pyridoxal-phosphate dependent enzyme — protein sequence MGRSWHYRELIVTPRSARRGEKCVDYRCVVCKQPYTAQFITRCLTCGGAIDVFYDLTRVRQHRRGNPIERFWDLLPLAHRNDLVWLGDGNTPCLHARALGRSVGLRRLYLKDETTNPTRTTKDRVVSLGLAYLRQFGIRTFALASSGNISTAYARGVQLQTGFHAHLFVARYFLPRLNYADHPCITTYVVDTDFVQAGNAAVAFTRNRDIVYEGGFFNPARREGLKLAYLEAFDAIKTPPYAVFQAVSSGMGLLGAYKGALEYAVLRAWDTLPRFFAVQQTRCAPMATAFHEGYDRIQPHHVIENPQGLATAILRGNPRRTYPYIHQLALDTNGGILAVDDAAIREARLRLWEYEGIEACYASATAVAAMLEMARAGKLPPTQPILVNVTGADRPPHPVPTTLIAWDATTTPHSPPQHGVAVSPDLRERGRASAPNAFPCARG from the coding sequence ATGGGCCGCAGCTGGCACTATCGGGAATTAATAGTGACCCCACGATCCGCACGTCGCGGGGAGAAGTGCGTGGATTATCGCTGTGTCGTCTGCAAACAACCCTACACGGCACAATTCATAACCCGATGCCTCACCTGTGGCGGAGCCATCGACGTTTTTTATGATCTGACTCGGGTGCGGCAACACCGCCGCGGCAATCCGATCGAGCGCTTCTGGGATCTCCTGCCGTTAGCCCACCGCAACGATCTGGTATGGCTGGGAGACGGAAATACCCCCTGTCTCCATGCACGGGCGTTGGGCCGATCCGTAGGACTCCGCCGGCTCTATCTCAAAGATGAAACCACCAATCCCACGCGCACGACAAAAGATCGCGTCGTCTCGCTGGGGCTCGCCTATCTGCGTCAGTTCGGTATTCGGACCTTCGCGTTGGCCTCCTCCGGCAACATCTCCACCGCGTACGCCCGAGGCGTGCAGCTGCAAACCGGTTTCCATGCTCACCTCTTCGTGGCACGCTATTTCCTCCCGCGACTGAACTATGCGGACCATCCGTGCATCACGACGTATGTGGTCGATACCGATTTTGTGCAGGCCGGAAACGCGGCGGTGGCGTTTACCCGCAACCGAGACATCGTCTATGAAGGCGGCTTTTTCAACCCCGCCCGACGCGAAGGCCTGAAGCTCGCGTATTTGGAGGCATTCGACGCCATCAAAACGCCTCCCTATGCCGTGTTTCAAGCGGTGAGCAGTGGCATGGGATTACTCGGCGCGTACAAGGGGGCGCTCGAGTACGCGGTGTTGCGGGCATGGGACACGCTGCCTCGCTTCTTCGCCGTACAACAAACCCGATGTGCGCCCATGGCAACCGCCTTTCACGAAGGGTACGATCGGATACAACCCCACCATGTGATCGAGAATCCGCAAGGGTTGGCGACCGCCATTCTGCGGGGCAATCCACGCCGAACATATCCCTACATCCACCAGCTTGCGCTCGACACGAACGGCGGCATTCTTGCGGTCGATGATGCCGCGATTCGTGAAGCCCGCTTGCGACTTTGGGAATATGAAGGCATCGAGGCCTGCTATGCCAGTGCCACTGCCGTCGCCGCGATGCTCGAAATGGCACGCGCGGGAAAGCTCCCTCCGACACAGCCGATCTTGGTGAATGTCACAGGCGCCGATCGTCCACCGCACCCCGTTCCGACCACTCTCATCGCATGGGATGCAACCACAACGCCCCATTCACCACCTCAACACGGGGTGGCGGTGTCGCCAGATCTTCGTGAGCGAGGTCGTGCATCCGCTCCAAATGCGTTTCCATGCGCTCGAGGCTGA
- a CDS encoding 4'-phosphopantetheinyl transferase superfamily protein — MNAARDAMDHVATHAMQLRSDQDLRWLDDHFAPDVDARGVTFPVTRRCEFLAGRYCAQQALQQIVSPPIPWIPAGHDRSPRWPDGIVGSITHTTDYVAAAVARSDRIGALGIDSESLLPATVVREMAALVAYPEELALFRSAAPSLAEARVAVTLCFSMKESLFKCLYPLTQRYVDFLSAQIIAVHAETGTLRLTLCAAWSDRFPAAWACDGGFRLDGSRVHTWVALPASSRRMPS, encoded by the coding sequence ATGAATGCTGCCAGAGATGCGATGGACCATGTGGCGACCCACGCGATGCAGTTGCGGTCGGATCAGGATCTCCGCTGGCTGGATGACCATTTTGCGCCGGACGTCGATGCGCGGGGTGTTACGTTCCCGGTGACGCGGCGCTGCGAATTTTTGGCCGGCCGCTACTGCGCGCAACAAGCGTTGCAACAGATCGTTTCCCCGCCGATCCCATGGATTCCGGCCGGGCACGATCGATCCCCGCGTTGGCCCGACGGCATTGTCGGCTCCATTACCCACACGACAGACTATGTTGCGGCGGCAGTCGCGCGCAGTGACCGGATCGGTGCGTTGGGGATCGATTCGGAATCGTTGCTCCCAGCGACTGTGGTGCGGGAGATGGCCGCACTCGTGGCATACCCTGAAGAATTGGCGCTTTTCCGGTCCGCCGCTCCTTCCCTCGCGGAGGCGCGTGTCGCCGTCACGCTCTGCTTTTCTATGAAGGAGAGTCTCTTTAAATGTCTCTATCCACTGACCCAGCGGTATGTTGATTTTTTGAGCGCGCAGATCATCGCCGTTCATGCGGAGACCGGGACGCTGCGGCTCACGTTGTGCGCTGCGTGGTCGGATCGGTTCCCAGCGGCCTGGGCATGCGATGGCGGTTTCAGGTTGGATGGGTCGCGGGTGCATACCTGGGTCGCGTTGCCGGCCAGCTCGCGGAGGATGCCGTCGTGA
- a CDS encoding methylaspartate mutase → MMPMPASCGALPTCAEVIAHLRSLTKPTVAALLARADQGSTLLVQPRCGVGAHAAMRALLEQCEREGRPDILTITIDSHTRLQAFERAAAMLAAHPDQLNGYPLCAHGWRNGRELNACVAVPLQVRHGSPDARALFAMSLASGLTAFEGGGITYNVPYCKDVPLTTSLQAWAEIDAWCGELAQHGIIVDRELFGTLTAALMPPSLSVAIVLLEALLAARAGVRCISLAYPQGGHVAQDVAALRVLRKLAREYLPASVQCYPVLHEFMGAFPADAAVAQGLIFYGAIVARLGRATKIVTKTYAEALGIPTVHENIQGIRLAKAAQTPMFDWVTIDEAAVAEEEAWMMEEVRALLAPPLDAPDLSAAIVAAFTRGRLDVPFAASRHVRSAVIPMRDAGGAIRYAECAQLPFSERVRRRHRRQLRLASAASTHTMANFVPQLQASIDYFATQEVPTS, encoded by the coding sequence GTGATGCCGATGCCGGCCAGCTGCGGAGCACTGCCGACGTGCGCGGAGGTCATCGCGCATCTCCGATCGCTGACCAAGCCGACGGTGGCGGCGTTGTTGGCTCGGGCCGATCAAGGCAGCACGTTACTGGTGCAGCCGCGTTGCGGGGTCGGCGCGCACGCCGCGATGCGTGCGTTGCTGGAACAATGCGAGCGCGAGGGGCGGCCCGACATTCTTACGATCACGATCGATTCCCATACGCGGCTCCAGGCCTTCGAGCGAGCGGCGGCCATGTTGGCCGCGCACCCGGACCAACTCAACGGCTATCCGCTGTGCGCGCATGGATGGCGCAACGGGCGGGAGTTGAACGCGTGTGTTGCCGTGCCGCTGCAAGTGCGGCACGGATCTCCCGATGCCCGCGCGCTCTTTGCGATGAGTCTGGCGAGTGGGTTGACGGCCTTTGAGGGCGGCGGGATCACTTATAATGTTCCCTATTGTAAGGATGTGCCGCTCACGACGTCGCTGCAGGCCTGGGCGGAAATCGACGCCTGGTGCGGGGAGTTGGCGCAGCACGGGATTATCGTTGATCGTGAGTTGTTCGGCACGCTGACGGCGGCGCTGATGCCGCCGTCGCTCAGTGTGGCCATCGTGCTGCTGGAAGCCCTGTTAGCCGCCCGCGCCGGGGTGCGCTGTATTTCGCTGGCCTATCCACAAGGGGGCCATGTGGCGCAGGATGTGGCGGCGCTGCGCGTGTTGCGGAAGTTGGCCCGCGAATATCTGCCGGCCTCCGTACAATGCTATCCCGTGCTCCATGAATTCATGGGGGCATTTCCGGCCGATGCGGCCGTCGCGCAAGGATTGATCTTTTACGGTGCCATCGTCGCCCGGTTGGGACGTGCCACAAAAATTGTGACCAAGACGTATGCCGAGGCGCTCGGCATTCCCACCGTCCACGAGAATATTCAGGGCATTCGCTTGGCCAAGGCGGCCCAGACGCCGATGTTCGACTGGGTGACGATCGACGAGGCGGCAGTCGCCGAAGAGGAGGCGTGGATGATGGAGGAAGTCCGCGCACTCCTGGCGCCGCCGTTGGACGCGCCGGATCTGTCCGCTGCGATTGTCGCCGCATTCACGCGCGGCCGGCTCGACGTGCCGTTTGCGGCCAGTCGACATGTGCGGTCGGCGGTGATTCCGATGCGGGATGCCGGCGGGGCCATCCGATATGCCGAGTGTGCCCAACTGCCGTTTTCTGAACGCGTGCGGCGACGGCATCGCCGACAATTACGGCTGGCGTCGGCCGCCTCAACGCACACGATGGCGAATTTCGTGCCCCAACTACAAGCGAGCATCGATTATTTTGCCACGCAGGAGGTCCCGACATCATGA